In Porites lutea chromosome 1, jaPorLute2.1, whole genome shotgun sequence, a single genomic region encodes these proteins:
- the LOC140952839 gene encoding uncharacterized protein, translating to MPTNCCVPLCTKKDKRDKETGEKISFFRFPEDEDLMKQWIHAIRRDVGPYFSVNEGTRVCSRHFKTEDLRKSLNGRASPKPGAVPSIFAWKRSSPRKRAPPTPRFTATSVAKNLTSEASESTDLAAESREIATSTNMAADLAFPETAEMQNTTHFAEKSEKDLLIADLEDQLSAALAKNEELQELVSKLKEKVTDLEEKYEKLEERLFSFKNIASQDSLVAFYTGFPNLQTMMALYHYLDPGDRGENISYWLSGKDVDGTARPVKQGRPRTLKPVDEFFLTLCRLRQGFAELHLAHLFNVSQPTVSRIFISWINFLYFKLGNINIWPSRELVNETMPEDFKTKYPTTRVIIDCTEVRCEMPSSLLLNSELFSSYKHHTTLKALVGISPKGFFTFIGQLYTGSISDREMVERSGFLSLPFSKGDTVMADKGFTIEDILPLGVSLNIPPFLGMSDQMSAEDVIATQEIASLRIHVERAINKVKNFLIFDGVIPLSQFGVINQMWCVCAMLCNMQDPIISA from the coding sequence ATGCCCACAAATTGCTGTGTACCGCTCTGTACAAAGAAGGACAAACGAGACAAAGAGACGGGcgaaaagatttctttttttcgctttcCAGAAGACGAAGACCTTATGAAGCAATGGATCCATGCTATCAGGAGAGATGTTGGGCCGTATTTTTCCGTAAATGAGGGAACCCGGGTTTGTTCAAGACATTTCAAGACGGAGGATTTGCGTAAAAGTCTGAACGGCAGGGCTAGCCCCAAACCAGGAGCTGTGCCAAGCATATTTGCATGGAAACGAAGTTCGCCGAGAAAACGAGCACCGCCGACACCACGCTTCACGGCTACATCTGTGGCAAAGAATTTAACGTCAGAAGCTAGTGAGTCTACGGATTTGGCAGCCGAAAGCCGTGAAATTGCAACGTCAACAAATATGGCGGCCGACTTGGCCTTTCCGGAAACAGCGGAAATGCAAAACACGACACATTTTGCCGAGAAATCTGAGAAAGATTTATTGATAGCTGACCTTGAAGACCAGCTTTCCGCAGCTCTAGCGAAGAATGAAGAACTACAGGAACTGGTTTCAAAACTGAAAGAGAAAGTTACAGATCTTGAGGAGAAATACGAGAAACTTGAGGAGCGgttgttttcatttaaaaacatCGCCTCACAGGACTCACTGGTGGCATTTTACACTGGATTTCCAAACCTCCAGACAATGATGGCCTTGTACCACTATTTGGATCCTGGTGACAGGGGTGAAAATATTAGTTATTGGTTGTCTGGGAAAGATGTCGATGGCACTGCCAGGCCAGTGAAACAAGGAAGACCAAGGACCTTAAAGCCAGTGGACGAGTTCTTTCTAACATTGTGTAGGCTGAGGCAAGGTTTTGCCGAGTTGCATTTAGCTCACTTGTTTAATGTCTCTCAGCCAACTGTGAGCAGAATTTTTATCTCTTGGAtaaattttttgtatttcaaacttggcaacatAAATATTTGGCCTTCCAGAGAACTAGTCAATGAGACAATGCCAGAAGATTTTAAGACCAAATATCCAACCACAAGGGTAATCATTGACTGCACAGAAGTGCGTTGTGAAATGCCGAGTAGCCTTCTTTTAAATAGTGAGCTGTTTAGTTCATATAAGCACCATACAACTTTAAAGGCATTAGTGGGAATTTCACCAAAAGGGTTTTTTACCTTTATTGGGCAACTATATACTGGCAGCATATCCGACAGGGAAATGGTAGAACGCAGTGGCTTCTTGAGCCTTCCCTTTTCAAAAGGAGACACTGTGATGGCTGACAAGGGTTTCACGATTGAAGACATACTTCCCCTAGGAGTCTCTTTAAACATTCCCCCTTTCCTGGGAATGTCTGATCAGATGTCAGCTGAAGATGTGATAGCAACACAAGAAATTGCTAGTTTGCGTATCCATGTGGAAAGAGCTATCAACAAGGTGAAGAACTTTCTCATCTTTGATGGAGTTATTCCATTAAGCCAGTTTGGGGTAATAAATCAAATGTGGTGTGTTTGTGCAATGTTGTGCAATATGCAGGATCCAATCATTAGTGCCTAA
- the LOC140936475 gene encoding uncharacterized protein encodes MASSSTASTDTVILTEDDIPGASLAGRNPSSLKNEELKFWLRCRGDSLKGLKTKAQLVKRVQEYIKNGRDTMVVDPDPDEIYTKRKARVSNLPNGAAPVTSSVKYPSDGWGKSLERMPSFTRAEMNQHVANSGKRVANAEYHSIPTNLRKAKTFLQDEYLKEIEANSDQRYFYLKAKCFHSFKKSEAPHDLRFAMCIVSGQVTHANCSCKAGKVGYCNHVLALMFKACKFSLFDSKSTDDLCQDDDELPDLACTSQLQKWHKKGRGDKISAQPVMEVTVTKTKLDEARCREGVKCLIYDARCNPEHDFQAEMNLKKALEKINPLMGLSIMAREDSSLSKSVETKFSKSQIGSFCSYQLTHTEANFVATIDISSVPRNDIGETELTYPRFPLNSGSDFVWPDNLTVSEKALISSLVVDEIKINNIEEAKRDQSSSEQWKKERKFRFTASKFDLISKRQRHHEKFAVDLINPKPFTSRYVEHGIKYEPIAIQEYEKVMFTRKTPVKVFKSGFVVCLDMPFLGGSPDGRVVDFGCRYQFGLAEVKCPETKFQVTPLDACQDPNFFCEDINGQCKLKRTHAYFAQVQGQMGVSGASWCDFIVYTKKGISVERIPFDPAYWETLKLKLHTYYFNHFIKTAATEFAK; translated from the exons ATGGCGTCCTCTAGTACAGCTTCGACTGATACTGTGATTCTTACAGAAGACGATATTCCTGGAGCTTCTTTGGCTGGTAGAAATCCTTCTTCACTTAAGAATGAAGAGCTCAAATTTTGGTTACGTTGTCGAGGCGATTCGCTTAAGGGACTAAAGACGAAAGCACAGCTCGTAAAACG AGTCCAAGAGTATATTAAAAACGGAAGAGATACTATGGTGGTCGATCCTGATCCGGATGAAATATACACAAAAAGAAAGGCGAGGGTTTCGAATCTACCAAATGGCGCCGCTCCTGTCACATCAAGTGTGAAATATCCGAGCGATGGCTGGGGTAAGTCGCTCGAAAGGATGCCGTCTTTTACGAGGGCAGAAATGAATCAGCACGTGGCAAATTCAGGAAAACGAGTCGCAAATGCTGAGTACCACTCGATTCCGACGAATTTAAGGAAAGCGAAAACATTTCTGCAGGACGAGTACCTAAAAGAAATCGAAGCCAACAGCGATCAGAGGTATTTTTATTTGAAAGCAAAGTGCTTTCATAGTTTCAAGAAGAGTGAAGCTCCCCATGATCTTCGTTTCGCTATGTGCATTGTCTCAGGCCAAGTCACACATGCCAACTGCTCATGCAAAGCTGGCAAAGTGGGATATTGCAACCACGTTCTTGCATTGATGTTCAAAGCATGCAAGTTTAGTTTATTTGACAGTAAAAGCACCGATGATTTGTGCCAGGATGATGATGAATTGCCTGATCTTGCCTGTACCTCACAGCTCCAGAAATGGCACAAAAAGGGTCGAGGGGACAAAATATCTGCCCAACCAGTAATGGAAGTCACCGTTACTAAGACTAAACTAGATGAGGCAAGGTGCAGAGAAGGAGTGAAATGCTTGATATATGATGCAAGATGCAACCCCGAGCATGACTTTCAAGCTGAAATGAACTTGAAAAAGGCTCTTGAGAAAATAAATCCTCTAATGGGTTTATCAATAATGGCAAGAGAGGATTCTTCTCTCAGCAAATCTGTGGAGACGAAGTTTAGCAAAAGTCAAATTGGCTCATTTTGTAGCTACCAATTGACTCATACTGAGGCAAACTTTGTGGCTACCATTGACATTTCATCTGTACCAAGAAATGACATTGGTGAAACTGAACTGACTTATCCCAGGTTCCCGCTAAACTCGGGTAGTGATTTTGTATGGCCTGACAACTTGACTGTGTCTGAAAAGGCACTCATCAGTTCTCTTGTGGTTGATGAAATTAAGATCAACAATATTGAGGAAGCCAAAAGAGATCAATCATCCTCAGAGCAGTGGAAGAAGGAACGAAAATTCAGATTCACTGCTTCAAAATTTGACCTCATCTCAAAAAGGCAAAGGCACCATGAGAAGTTTGCAGTGGATCTCATTAATCCAAAACCATTCACCTCAAGGTATGTGGAACATGGCATAAAATATGAACCAATTGCTATCCAAGAGTATGAGAAAGTAATGTTCACACGGAAGACACCTGTTAAGGTTTTCAAGAGTGGGTTTGTTGTTTGTCTGGACATGCCATTTTTGGGGGGCTCACCAGATGGCAGAGTTGTCGATTTTGGATGCCGGTATCAATTTGGACTTGCCGAAGTAAAATGTccagaaacaaaatttcaagtaaCCCCACTAGATGCCTGCCAAGACCCCAATTTCTTTTGTGAGGATATCAATGGACAGTGTAAACTGAAAAGGACTCATGCCTACTTTGCTCAAGTGCAAGGCCAGATGGGTGTAAGTGGAGCATCATGGTGTGACTTCATTGTTTACACAAAGAAGGGCATTTCTGTAGAGAGAATTCCATTTGATCCTGCCTACTGGGAAACTCTGAAGCTAAAGCTTCACACATATTACTTTAACCATTTTATTAAAACTGCAGCAACTGAGTTTGCAAAGTAA
- the LOC140952978 gene encoding uncharacterized protein has translation MYKSLMDDDANFQGFYLEESASSTRNKGVFSVIADVVSNDYGGSEQCPWSPAQLRASYVTYLRSLKDTRKRRGKVDHNTVCRRQGRVREKIVRRVAVVDRMGWDEAKREKVKKCLTIHRIHKWRPRGTTWFRMLENEAW, from the exons ATGTACAAATCATTGATGGACGACGATGCAAATTTTCAAGGGTTCTATCTGGAGGAAAG tGCCAGCTCAACAAGAAACAAGGGtgttttttcagtcattgctgATGTAGTAAGTAATGACTATGGTGGAAGTGAACAGTGTCCTTGGTCACCTGCACAACTAAGAG CATCATATGTTACATACTTGAGAAGCCTAAAGGATACAAGGAAAAGAAGAGGGAAGGTGGACCACAATACTGTCTGCAGACGACAAGGAAGAGTAAGAGAG aaaattGTGCGACGAGTAGCTGTTGTTGATAGAATGGGCTGGGATGAAGCTAAGagagaaaaagtaaagaaatgcTTGACCATACACCGTATTCATAAATGGCGGCCGCGCGGAACGACCTGGTTTCGAATGCttgaaaacgaggcttggtAG